A single window of Nicotiana tomentosiformis chromosome 1, ASM39032v3, whole genome shotgun sequence DNA harbors:
- the LOC104105655 gene encoding uncharacterized protein, translated as MSIPKELYPSQDDLPYEEELLRNPFSLKLWWRYLVARADSPFKKRAVIYERALKALPGSYKLWHAYLRERLELVRNLPVTHSQFQTLNNTFERALVTMHKMPRIWIMYLVSLTEQKLVTRTRRTFDRALCALPVTQHDRIWEPYLVFVSQRGIPIETSLRVYRRYLKYDPSHIEDLLEFLLNSELWQEASERLAGVLNDDQFYSIKGKTKHRLWLELCDLLTQHATEISGLNVDAIIRGGIKKFTDEVGRLWTSLADYYIRRKLVEKARDIFEEGMTTVVTVRDFSVIFDAYSQFEESMLALKMEEMSDSEVEDEESNGEVGVEEDVDEEDDRLNVAKLEKKLREFWLNDDKDVDLRLARLEHLMDRRPELANSVLLRQNPHNVEQWHRRVKLFEGNPTKQILTYTEAVRTIDPMKAVGKPHTLWVAFAKLYENHKDIANARVIFDKAVQVNYKTVDHLASVWCEWAEMELRHRNFKGALELMRRATAEPTVEVKRRVAADGNEPVQMKLHKSLRLWLLYVDLEESLGTLESTRAVYERILDLKIATPQIIINYAVLLEDHKYFEDAFKVYERGVKIFKYPHVKDIWVTYLSKFVKRYGKSKLERARELFEHAVEEAPADAVKPLYLQYAKLEEDYGLAKRAMRVYDQATKAVPANEKLSMYEIYIARAAEIFGVPRTREIYEQAIESGLPDKDVKVMCLKYAELEKSLGEIDRARALYKHSSQFADPRSDTDFWNKWHEFEVQHGNEDTFREMLRVKRSVSASYSQTHFILPEYLMQKDQMQTLEEAKDVLKKAGVADDEMAALERQLVPPEDEAKGKEQSRVVGFVSAGVVESNGQKVTTNNEDIELPEESDSEEEEKVEIAQKDVPAAVFGGLIRKREEGDEAEDDSAAKNKDSDGHLGALERIKRRRQGS; from the exons atGTCAATCCCCAAAGAGCTCTACCCTAGCCAAGACGACCTTCCTTACGAGGAAGAGCTCCTCCGCAACCCGTTCAGCTTAAAGCTGTGGTGGCGTTATCTAGTGGCACGAGCAGATTCGCCATTCAAAAAACGAGCAGTGATTTACGAACGAGCTCTAAAAGCTCTACCCGGAAGTTACAAATTATGGCATGCGTATCTCCGCGAACGCCTCGAATTAGTTCGGAATCTTCCAGTTACTCACTCGCAGTTCCAAACCCTAAACAACACTTTCGAGAGAGCTCTCGTTACGATGCACAAAATGCCGCGGATTTGGATCATGTACTTGGTAAGTTTAACTGAGCAAAAGCTCGTTACCCGAACCCGACGCACATTTGATAGAGCATTATGTGCATTGCCTGTTACTCAGCATGATAGGATTTGGGAACCTTATTTAGTGTTTGTTAGTCAAAGGGGAATTCCTATTGAAACTTCACTTAGGGTTTATAGGAGGTACTTGAAGTATGACCCTTCACATATTGAGGATTTGCTTGAGTTTTTGTTGAATTCCGAGCTGTGGCAGGAGGCGTCCGAGAGGTTAGCCGGTGTATTGAATGATGATCAGTTTTATTCTATTAAAGGGAAGACTAAACATAGGCTTTGGTTGGAGTTGTGTGACTTGTTAACACAGCATGCTACTGAAATTTCGGGTTTGAATGTGGATGCCATAATACGAGGAGGGATTAAGAAGTTTACGGATGAGGTTGGGAGGCTTTGGACGTCTTTGGCGGATTATTACATAAGGAGGAAGTTGGTTGAGAAGGCAAGGGATATTTTCGAAGAAGGGATGACCACTGTGGTCACTGTTAGGGATTTTAGTGTTATTTTTGATGCATACTCGCAGTTTGAGGAGAGTATGCTTGCCTTGAAAATGGAGGAGATGAGTGACAGCGAGGTGGAGGATGAAGAGAGTAACGGTGAGGTTGGGGTGGAGGAAGATGTGGACGAGGAGGATGATAGGTTGAATGTGGCAAAATTGGAAAAGAAACTTAGAGAGTTTTGGTTAAATGATGATAAGGATGTTGATTTGAGATTAGCGAGACTAGAGCATCTTATGGATAGGAGGCCGGAACTTGCGAATAGTGTCCTTCTAAGGCAAAATCCACATAACGTGGAACAATGGCATAGAAGGGTAAAACTTTTTGAAGGGAATCCGACGAAGCAAATATTAACATACACTGAGGCAGTTAGAACTATTGACCCAATGAAGGCTGTGGGAAAGCCACATACTTTGTGGGTTGCATTTGCAAAGCTTTATGAAAACCACAAGGATATTGCAAATGCAAGAGTCATCTTTGATAAGGCAGTTCAGGTGAACTACAAAACTGTGGATCATCTTGCTAGTGTTTGGTGTGAATGGGCAGAGATGGAACTACGGCACAGGAATTTCAAGGGTGCTCTGGAACTGATGAGACGTGCCACTGCTGAACCAACTGTTGAGGTCAAGAGGAGAG TTGCTGCTGATGGAAATGAACCAGTGCAGATGAAGTTACACAAATCTCTAAGGCTTTGGTTATTGTATGTGGATTTGGAGGAGAGTCTAGGAACCTTAGAGTCAACTCGCGCAGTATATGAGAGAATTTTGGATCTGAAAATTGCTACACCCCAGATTATAATCAACTATGCAGTACTTCTGGAG GATCATAAGTACTTTGAGGATGCATTCAAGGTTTATGAGAGGGGTGTGAAGATCTTCAAGTACCCACATGTAAAGGATATATGGGTTACCTATCTTTCCAAATTTGTGAAGAGATATGGGAAGTCAAAGCTGGAACGAGCTAGAGAGTTATTTGAGCATGCTGTAGAAGAG GCCCCTGCTGATGCTGTGAAGCCATTGTATCTTCAATATGCTAAATTAGAGGAAGACTATGGTCTTGCCAAGCGGGCTATGAGGGTGTATGATCAAGCTACAAAAGCTGTTCCAGCAAATGAGAAATTGAGCATGTATGAGATTTACATAGCTCGTGCGGCTGAGATATTTGGTGTTCCAAGAACAAGGGAGATATATGAACAAGCAATTGAGTCCGGGCTTCCAGACAAGGACGTGAAAGTTATGTGCTTAAAGTATGCTGAACTGGAGAAGAGCCTGGGAGAGATCGACCGTGCCCGTGCACTATACAAACACTCATCACAATTCGCAGACCCTAGATCAGACACTGATTTCTGGAATAAGTGGCATGAGTTTGAGGTGCAGCATGGAAACGAGGATACCTTCCGTGAGATGCTCCGTGTGAAGAGGAGTGTATCTGCAAGCTACAGCCAG ACACATTTTATCCTACCCGAGTATCTCATGCAAAAGGATCAGATGCAGACCCTTGAGGAAGCAAAGGATGTGTTGAAAAAAGCTGGTGTTGCTGATGATGAGATGGCAGCTCTTGAGAGGCAGTTAGTGCCCCCAGAAGATGAAGCAAAGGGCAAAGAACAGAGTCGGGTAGTTGGATTTGTAAGTGCAGGAGTAGTTGAGTCAAATGGACAGAAAGTGACGACAAACAATGAGGATATTGAGCTACCTGAGGAAAGTGATTCGGAAGAGGAAGAGAAGGTTGAAATTGCGCAGAAGGACGTCCCTGCTGCGGTGTTTGGAGGTTTAATCCGTAAGAGGGAAGAAGGTGATGAAGCAGAGGACGACTCTGCTGCCAAGAATAAAGATAGTGATGGCCATCTTGGCGCTCTAGAAAGAATAAAACGAAGGAGACAAGGCTCTTAG